Proteins encoded together in one Peribacillus asahii window:
- a CDS encoding DUF3055 domain-containing protein, translated as MGERFYLYNDLIDTKTRFVSFMGEESRFDLAITMTDRFYGKKLVLNLQSNRFAIIGHDDLEEEGYLEQAFQLTEEEAAELRGFLTEVI; from the coding sequence GTGGGAGAGCGCTTTTATTTATACAACGATTTAATCGATACAAAGACACGATTTGTGAGCTTTATGGGGGAGGAATCCCGCTTTGATTTAGCTATTACGATGACTGACCGGTTCTATGGCAAAAAATTAGTGCTAAATTTACAAAGCAATCGTTTTGCCATTATCGGACACGATGACTTAGAAGAAGAAGGGTATCTTGAACAAGCCTTTCAACTAACTGAAGAAGAAGCGGCAGAGCTGCGTGGATTCTTAACCGAAGTCATTTAA
- a CDS encoding cytosolic protein → MNKKEKYYDFSNVEKQRNYIIPEDQPEGPYGAPRGADTPVEGKSTPWGEEQRSYSNFNYENKSLHENMPRQYPGAHPTHDDPNTNAQRPYTDGTRE, encoded by the coding sequence TTGAACAAAAAGGAAAAGTATTATGATTTTTCTAATGTTGAAAAACAGCGGAACTATATCATTCCTGAAGACCAGCCAGAAGGACCTTACGGGGCACCACGGGGTGCAGATACACCTGTTGAAGGTAAAAGCACACCATGGGGAGAAGAACAACGCTCATACAGCAACTTTAACTATGAAAATAAAAGCCTGCACGAAAATATGCCTCGTCAATATCCAGGTGCTCACCCGACTCATGACGATCCGAATACAAACGCTCAACGTCCGTATACGGACGGCACAAGGGAATAA
- a CDS encoding YutD family protein has product MITINNIAYEVIDERRDGYNEEAFKARYSEILTKYDYIVGDWGYGQLRLRGFFDDQNHKATFDTKISTVTEYLYEYCNFGCPYFIVKKIKK; this is encoded by the coding sequence ATGATTACGATCAATAATATAGCCTACGAAGTAATCGATGAGCGAAGAGATGGCTATAATGAAGAGGCATTTAAAGCCCGTTATAGTGAAATCTTAACGAAGTATGATTATATCGTTGGCGACTGGGGATATGGACAGTTAAGGCTTCGTGGCTTTTTTGATGATCAAAATCATAAAGCCACCTTTGATACGAAAATAAGTACAGTAACAGAGTACTTATATGAATACTGCAATTTTGGCTGTCCGTATTTTATCGTGAAAAAAATAAAGAAATAA
- a CDS encoding YhcN/YlaJ family sporulation lipoprotein, with translation MRKVILSIGLSSLFIISGCSTNGDNDTSMDTNTAEPLTVRTPAHYYDEDYQNTARDRDDFGFTRVNKTTVEGQNIDNQISSIDREQLADVISNLSIQLPDVRDVSTLVTDEEVLVVYETDSNNRQETADQVKRTAMSAVPRYYHVYVSDNIALAPYIENYANLESDHEGMEFSLNKTIQEMLKSPQGSKISDEENENGENVTERHNNKNIHENTRNM, from the coding sequence TTGAGAAAAGTAATTTTATCCATTGGACTTAGTTCACTGTTTATCATAAGTGGTTGTTCAACAAATGGAGACAACGATACAAGCATGGACACAAATACAGCAGAACCACTTACAGTCCGAACCCCTGCTCACTACTATGATGAAGATTATCAAAATACTGCTAGAGACCGCGATGATTTCGGCTTTACTCGAGTTAATAAAACAACCGTAGAGGGCCAAAACATTGATAATCAAATTTCATCCATTGACCGCGAACAGTTAGCCGATGTCATTTCTAATTTAAGTATTCAACTCCCTGATGTACGTGATGTATCAACACTTGTTACAGATGAGGAAGTACTTGTCGTGTATGAAACCGATTCAAATAATCGCCAAGAAACAGCCGATCAAGTAAAGCGAACCGCTATGTCTGCTGTTCCTCGCTATTATCATGTGTATGTGAGTGACAATATTGCATTAGCTCCATATATCGAAAATTATGCAAATTTAGAATCAGATCATGAAGGCATGGAGTTCTCGCTTAATAAAACCATCCAAGAAATGCTTAAATCTCCACAAGGCTCTAAAATAAGCGATGAAGAAAATGAAAATGGAGAAAATGTTACTGAACGACATAATAACAAAAACATCCATGAAAACACAAGGAATATGTAA
- a CDS encoding M23 family metallopeptidase, with protein MKRAILSLIMISIICSSGSVFAATSSPSEADLFTKRLELYQNMETILQIPWYYLAAADQYEHNLRLTRKDREKAKGVIGIYIEPSKWVGALNPNLADVKPLSISLFGGIGLDGDGDGRADINSDVDRLYTFANYLLNYGTDEENIRIGLWNYYKRDKTVSIIIGNARIYKTLGTLHLQEKAFPLPIGSHYTYRSTWGSARGWGGRRIHEGTDVFASYGVPVRSTCYGIIEMKGWNKYGGWRIGIRDLNNNYHYFAHLNGFANDLKVGQVVKPAQIIGSVGSTGYGPPGTSGKFPPHLHFGLYKDNGITEWSFDPYPYLKIWERNDRIKKK; from the coding sequence GTGAAAAGAGCCATCCTTTCTCTGATAATGATTTCCATAATATGCAGCAGCGGATCAGTCTTCGCTGCTACTTCATCACCATCCGAGGCTGATTTATTTACCAAGAGATTAGAATTGTATCAAAATATGGAGACTATCCTACAGATCCCTTGGTATTATCTCGCCGCAGCAGATCAGTATGAACATAATTTACGCTTAACCCGTAAAGACCGTGAAAAAGCGAAAGGAGTCATTGGCATCTATATTGAACCTTCGAAATGGGTAGGAGCATTAAATCCAAACCTTGCTGATGTTAAGCCGCTGTCAATTAGCTTATTTGGCGGCATTGGCTTAGATGGAGATGGAGATGGACGTGCTGACATCAACAGCGATGTTGACCGTTTATATACCTTTGCAAACTATTTACTTAACTATGGGACGGATGAAGAAAATATACGCATTGGATTATGGAATTATTACAAAAGAGATAAAACAGTAAGTATTATTATCGGAAATGCCCGAATTTATAAAACATTGGGGACGTTACATTTACAGGAAAAAGCGTTTCCTCTCCCTATTGGAAGTCATTATACGTACAGAAGTACCTGGGGCTCTGCTCGCGGTTGGGGCGGGAGACGTATTCATGAAGGGACGGACGTTTTTGCCTCTTACGGGGTTCCCGTTCGTTCAACCTGTTATGGCATCATTGAAATGAAAGGGTGGAATAAATATGGGGGATGGCGAATAGGTATTCGAGATTTAAATAATAATTATCATTATTTTGCTCATCTCAACGGCTTTGCTAACGATCTAAAAGTAGGACAAGTCGTTAAACCCGCCCAAATAATTGGAAGTGTTGGAAGTACCGGTTACGGACCTCCTGGAACCTCTGGGAAGTTCCCTCCTCATTTACATTTTGGTCTCTATAAAGATAATGGCATCACTGAATGGAGTTTTGATCCTTATCCATACTTGAAAATTTGGGAACGTAATGACAGAATAAAGAAAAAATAG
- the yunB gene encoding sporulation protein YunB: MFRARRKSKLFRKKGPLKTRHVFFISFILFIFTSILSLSFVNKTVEPVIMSIAKNEVDRIATKAIHESIDENMEKTNLNEVIMKNDTGDNNPPSYTINPEASIRLQADIRNDIQKKLGIIESNPFTTASSIDDEQLKEVVYYIPLGVITGNALLANYGPKIPVKMAAIGHVESDFNTHLTHAGINTVFLELTVNFKVNMQIVIPSLADDMIVEHKINAGGILIDGDVPSYYSNGSSTVAPAIMKPEEEKD; encoded by the coding sequence ATGTTTCGAGCAAGACGAAAATCCAAACTATTTCGTAAAAAAGGACCTCTAAAAACACGTCACGTATTCTTTATCTCGTTTATTCTTTTTATTTTCACAAGTATTTTATCTCTTTCCTTTGTTAATAAAACGGTTGAACCTGTTATTATGAGTATCGCTAAAAATGAAGTGGACAGAATTGCCACAAAAGCTATTCACGAATCTATAGATGAAAATATGGAAAAAACAAACTTAAATGAAGTTATTATGAAGAATGATACAGGAGACAATAATCCTCCTTCCTATACGATTAATCCGGAAGCATCGATTCGCTTGCAAGCAGACATTAGGAATGACATCCAAAAAAAGCTTGGGATTATCGAGTCCAATCCATTTACGACAGCCTCATCGATAGACGATGAACAACTCAAAGAAGTGGTGTATTATATTCCTTTAGGCGTTATTACAGGCAATGCTCTTCTCGCCAATTACGGTCCAAAAATCCCCGTTAAAATGGCGGCTATCGGTCACGTCGAATCAGACTTCAATACACATTTAACCCATGCAGGCATTAATACAGTCTTTCTTGAATTGACGGTTAATTTTAAAGTCAACATGCAAATTGTTATTCCATCTTTAGCCGATGATATGATTGTCGAACATAAAATCAATGCTGGCGGGATATTAATTGACGGAGATGTACCAAGCTATTACAGTAACGGTTCAAGCACAGTTGCCCCCGCTATCATGAAGCCCGAGGAGGAGAAGGATTAA
- a CDS encoding HD-GYP domain-containing protein gives MRLLVTESLNPGVILGKTIFNEQGNILLGEGITLTEKMINRLVALNIRFVYIVDEQTADIIPSEPISNQLRMDTFKAIESVFTQLQSDNKLKTKIVVEKAAARFTELVRNITAELKNNQELFTLLGDLFTYDNEIFSHSLNVTLYSLALGIELKLDEKQLELLGIGAIFHDIGKMIVPEDILRKPGKLTESEFEQVKNHSEYGFMLLKDIHTISLHVAHCAYQHHERIDGLGYPRGIKGNEIHQLAKIISVADVFDAVTSHRVYRKAMLPSEGLEVLYAGAGSQFEVGIVEAFRRAVAIYPNGLTVQLNDGRKGVISGQNIRLGDRPIVRILEEFNQTYELNLKDYPQLMIVQCANA, from the coding sequence ATGAGACTATTAGTTACAGAATCATTGAATCCAGGAGTTATCCTTGGGAAAACGATTTTTAATGAGCAAGGAAATATTCTATTAGGTGAAGGAATCACCTTAACAGAGAAAATGATCAATCGATTAGTGGCTCTTAATATACGATTTGTTTATATTGTAGATGAACAAACAGCAGACATTATACCAAGCGAGCCTATTTCAAATCAATTAAGGATGGATACGTTTAAAGCGATTGAATCTGTTTTTACTCAATTACAAAGCGATAATAAGCTTAAAACGAAAATTGTTGTCGAAAAAGCGGCTGCACGATTTACAGAGCTTGTCCGCAATATCACAGCCGAATTGAAAAATAATCAAGAGTTATTTACGTTACTAGGGGATCTTTTTACATATGATAATGAAATTTTTAGTCATTCATTAAATGTCACTTTATATTCATTAGCGTTAGGAATTGAATTAAAATTAGATGAAAAACAACTAGAATTGCTCGGCATAGGAGCTATTTTTCATGATATTGGAAAAATGATAGTGCCTGAGGATATTTTGCGGAAGCCTGGAAAGCTGACAGAAAGTGAATTTGAACAGGTGAAGAATCATTCAGAATATGGATTTATGTTACTGAAAGATATTCATACGATTTCCTTGCATGTTGCTCATTGTGCATATCAGCATCATGAGCGAATTGATGGCTTAGGCTATCCACGTGGGATTAAAGGGAATGAAATACATCAATTAGCGAAAATCATTTCGGTTGCCGATGTTTTCGATGCCGTTACGTCCCACCGTGTGTACCGAAAAGCGATGCTTCCAAGTGAGGGGTTAGAAGTTCTATATGCCGGTGCAGGGAGTCAGTTTGAAGTGGGAATTGTTGAAGCATTTCGTCGAGCAGTAGCCATTTATCCAAATGGACTGACTGTGCAATTGAATGATGGAAGAAAAGGGGTGATTTCTGGTCAAAATATTAGGCTGGGAGATCGTCCAATCGTTCGTATTTTAGAAGAATTCAATCAGACGTACGAATTAAATTTGAAAGATTACCCTCAATTAATGATTGTGCAGTGTGCGAATGCTTAG
- a CDS encoding YunC family protein produces MNPIKLKEYTFLAISVELPKTTLLVVTSDKGYIMCGALDVALLNDKLKDRRIVAGRATGVKTIDQLLEAPLESVTYEAEVLGIHRGMIGKDALLKMV; encoded by the coding sequence ATGAATCCTATTAAGTTGAAAGAGTATACTTTTCTAGCGATTTCAGTTGAATTGCCAAAGACAACGTTACTTGTTGTGACTTCTGATAAAGGCTATATTATGTGTGGTGCTCTAGATGTGGCCCTTTTAAATGATAAATTAAAGGATCGAAGGATCGTAGCAGGCAGGGCAACGGGTGTTAAGACGATTGATCAGTTGTTAGAAGCGCCGTTAGAGTCCGTAACATATGAAGCAGAAGTTTTGGGCATTCACCGAGGAATGATTGGGAAAGATGCATTATTGAAAATGGTCTAA
- a CDS encoding bifunctional metallophosphatase/5'-nucleotidase, whose protein sequence is MMSEIIHLYHTNDFHSHFENWPRIVEFLKERRLLHQETGEEALILDIGDHVDRWHPYSEGTLGKGNITLLNEAGYQYVTIGNNEGITLPHDALDCLYEQAEFEVLVANLYEEQDRRPKWVLPYSIHTTKQGTRIALIGLTAFFQKFYSALGWEVKEPFVELQTQLQQIRGEADIIVVLSHLGLNDDEKMAEDFPEIDIILGAHTHHVLHQGKLVNDVLLCGAGKFGFFIGQVEIDFDEHRGITKKSAYLYDTNELPELVGEREWIEAMYHAGGEALQEVVTNLPEPLHNDWFQRERLSEILCSSLREWAEADCAFLNAGLLLEGLPSGVVKKGDIHRICPHPINPCVIEIQGNELKEILLQSRNEEWPHLQVRGFGFRGKVMGTMLYDQIEFVQTTNGVVKQININGNKLQPHDMYKLVLPDMFTFGYFFPQIQRLKNKEYLMPEFLRDILIWKLKKMYPDY, encoded by the coding sequence ATGATGTCTGAAATCATTCATTTATATCATACTAATGATTTTCATAGTCATTTTGAAAACTGGCCTAGAATCGTAGAATTTCTTAAAGAAAGACGTTTGCTTCATCAAGAGACAGGTGAAGAAGCGCTTATTCTCGATATTGGGGACCATGTAGATCGTTGGCACCCCTATTCAGAGGGGACATTGGGCAAGGGGAATATTACGTTGCTCAATGAGGCTGGCTATCAATATGTAACAATTGGAAATAATGAGGGAATTACATTGCCGCATGACGCACTAGATTGCTTATATGAACAGGCGGAATTTGAAGTACTTGTCGCGAATCTATATGAGGAACAGGATAGAAGGCCTAAGTGGGTGCTGCCTTATTCGATTCATACAACGAAGCAAGGAACAAGAATTGCTTTGATTGGTTTAACTGCGTTTTTTCAAAAATTTTATTCTGCACTTGGTTGGGAGGTAAAAGAGCCATTTGTTGAATTACAAACGCAGCTTCAGCAAATTAGAGGAGAAGCAGATATTATCGTTGTGCTTTCTCATCTAGGTCTTAATGATGATGAGAAGATGGCAGAGGATTTTCCCGAAATTGATATTATTCTAGGTGCGCACACCCATCATGTACTTCATCAAGGTAAATTAGTAAATGATGTTCTTCTTTGCGGCGCAGGTAAGTTTGGTTTTTTTATTGGGCAAGTGGAGATTGATTTTGATGAGCATAGAGGAATTACAAAGAAAAGTGCCTATTTGTATGACACAAATGAGCTGCCAGAACTCGTTGGAGAAAGAGAATGGATTGAAGCTATGTATCATGCTGGTGGAGAAGCACTTCAAGAAGTAGTAACGAATTTGCCAGAACCGTTACATAATGATTGGTTTCAAAGAGAGAGGTTATCAGAAATTCTATGTTCATCATTAAGAGAGTGGGCCGAGGCAGATTGTGCTTTTTTAAATGCTGGCTTATTACTAGAAGGGTTGCCGAGCGGAGTCGTAAAAAAAGGCGACATTCATCGAATTTGCCCCCATCCGATTAACCCGTGTGTCATTGAAATACAAGGGAATGAGCTAAAAGAAATTTTATTGCAATCTAGAAATGAAGAATGGCCTCATCTTCAAGTAAGAGGATTTGGATTTAGAGGCAAGGTGATGGGAACTATGCTGTATGATCAAATCGAATTTGTGCAAACGACCAATGGGGTAGTTAAACAAATTAATATAAACGGAAACAAGCTGCAGCCGCACGACATGTATAAATTAGTTTTACCTGACATGTTTACGTTTGGTTACTTCTTTCCACAAATTCAACGTTTGAAGAATAAAGAATATTTAATGCCTGAATTTTTAAGGGATATTTTAATTTGGAAGTTGAAAAAAATGTATCCTGATTATTAA
- a CDS encoding sulfite exporter TauE/SafE family protein, with protein MEIIVLIIVGFLSGTIGALVGLGGGIITVPALLFLGSSTSLLDSITPQVAVGVSTIIMIFTGLSSTLAYMKHQTVDYKAGVIFFVGSGPGGIIGAHVNKILDIHSFSLYFGLFMILIATILLVKDRLKPLTFKPGKGKVIKTYRNKDGMQTTYGYHPLVAILISFVVGFSSGLFGIGGGTIIVPTMILLFFFPPHVAVATSMFMVFLSSITNSITHISLGNVNWLYALALIPGAWFGAKFGAFINTRLKSRSIEHVLKIVLILFGFRLVYQGITGQ; from the coding sequence ATGGAAATAATTGTGTTGATCATCGTTGGATTTTTATCTGGAACAATTGGAGCGCTCGTTGGTCTTGGTGGAGGAATTATTACCGTTCCAGCTCTACTTTTTTTAGGGAGTTCTACTTCACTGCTTGACTCCATTACGCCTCAGGTTGCAGTTGGTGTTTCGACAATCATTATGATTTTTACCGGTTTATCATCAACATTAGCTTATATGAAGCATCAAACTGTCGATTATAAGGCAGGGGTTATTTTCTTTGTCGGCAGTGGGCCAGGTGGTATAATTGGAGCTCATGTTAATAAAATTCTTGATATACATTCTTTTTCGTTATACTTTGGTTTGTTTATGATTTTAATTGCGACAATTCTACTTGTTAAAGACCGTTTAAAGCCGCTTACATTTAAACCAGGGAAAGGCAAGGTTATTAAGACATATCGCAATAAGGATGGAATGCAAACTACATATGGCTATCATCCACTTGTTGCGATATTAATTTCCTTTGTCGTAGGTTTTAGCTCAGGATTATTTGGCATTGGTGGTGGAACAATCATTGTACCTACCATGATTCTCTTATTTTTCTTTCCTCCACATGTGGCGGTTGCGACATCCATGTTTATGGTGTTCTTATCATCGATTACGAATTCGATTACACATATTTCACTTGGAAATGTGAATTGGTTATATGCTTTAGCGCTTATTCCAGGCGCTTGGTTTGGTGCAAAGTTCGGTGCTTTTATCAATACTCGTTTAAAAAGTCGCTCGATTGAACATGTTTTGAAAATTGTATTAATTCTATTTGGATTCCGTCTCGTATATCAAGGAATTACAGGACAATAA
- a CDS encoding DUF72 domain-containing protein, producing MIYIGVTGWGDHHSLYRYSVSQRDKLKEYGAHFPIVEVDASFYAVQPKRNSEKWVSETPANFQFIVKAYQGMTGHQRGEIPFSNKKEMFAAFRDSLEPFQKAGKLAMVLFQFPPWFDCTRQHVNYLRFCKAEMGEVPVALEFRHQSWYSAVFREQTLQFIKSEKWIHTVCDEPQAGAGSIPIVLEATAVKKTLIRFHGRNVHGWQHPSAHNWREVRYLYRYTEKELVEWVDRLRLLEKQTQDIYVLLNNNSGGDAADNAKQFIDLLGIEYEGLASKQLDLF from the coding sequence ATGATTTATATCGGAGTAACAGGTTGGGGAGATCATCATTCTTTGTATCGTTATAGCGTGTCCCAACGTGATAAGTTAAAAGAGTATGGTGCACACTTTCCGATTGTGGAAGTGGACGCGTCTTTTTATGCTGTTCAACCGAAGCGAAATAGTGAAAAGTGGGTGAGTGAGACACCTGCTAATTTTCAATTTATCGTAAAAGCATATCAGGGAATGACAGGACATCAGCGCGGAGAAATTCCGTTTTCAAATAAGAAAGAGATGTTTGCGGCTTTCCGTGATTCACTCGAACCTTTCCAGAAGGCTGGTAAACTGGCAATGGTACTTTTTCAGTTCCCGCCTTGGTTTGATTGTACACGTCAGCATGTCAATTATCTTCGTTTTTGTAAAGCGGAGATGGGCGAAGTTCCAGTTGCGCTGGAATTTCGGCATCAAAGCTGGTATTCCGCTGTCTTTAGAGAGCAAACCTTGCAATTTATTAAAAGTGAAAAATGGATTCATACTGTATGTGATGAACCACAAGCTGGGGCAGGGTCGATACCGATTGTACTTGAAGCGACAGCTGTTAAAAAAACATTAATTCGTTTTCATGGCCGCAATGTACATGGTTGGCAGCACCCATCGGCACATAATTGGCGTGAAGTTCGCTATCTTTATCGCTATACTGAAAAAGAGCTTGTAGAATGGGTGGACCGTCTGCGTTTGCTAGAGAAGCAAACGCAAGATATATATGTGCTTTTGAATAATAATTCTGGTGGTGACGCGGCTGATAATGCAAAGCAATTTATCGATTTACTAGGGATTGAATACGAAGGGCTTGCTTCTAAGCAACTTGATTTATTTTAA
- the sufB gene encoding Fe-S cluster assembly protein SufB: protein MAKKMPEIGDYKYGFADRDVSIFRSKRGLTKEIVEEISRMKEEPQWMLDFRLKSLEHFYNMPMPQWGGDLGSLNFDEITYYVKPSEKSEKSWDEVPDEIKQTFDKLGIPEAEQKYLAGVSAQYESEVVYHNMKEDLEDLGIVFKDTDSALKENEDIFREHWAKVIPPTDNKFAALNSAVWSGGSFIYVPKGVKVDTPLQAYFRINSENMGQFERTLIIVDEDAHVHYVEGCTAPVYTTNSLHSAVVEIIIKRGAYCRYTTIQNWANNVFNLVTKRAVCEENATMEWIDGNIGSKLTMKYPAVILKGEGARGMTLSIAIAGKGQHQDAGAKMIHLAPNTSSTIVSKSIAKQGGKVTYRGVVQFGRKADGARANIECDTLIMDNQSTSDTIPYNEILNDNISLEHEAKVSKVSEEQLFYLMSRGISEQEATEMIVMGFIEPFTKELPMEYAVEMNRLIKFEMEGSIG, encoded by the coding sequence ATGGCAAAGAAAATGCCTGAGATCGGTGATTATAAATATGGCTTTGCGGATAGAGATGTCTCGATTTTCCGTTCAAAGCGTGGCTTAACAAAAGAAATCGTGGAAGAAATTTCACGCATGAAGGAAGAGCCGCAATGGATGCTCGACTTCCGTTTAAAATCATTAGAACACTTCTATAATATGCCAATGCCTCAATGGGGTGGGGATTTAGGAAGTTTAAACTTCGATGAGATTACGTATTATGTAAAACCATCTGAGAAATCAGAGAAATCATGGGATGAAGTACCGGATGAAATTAAACAAACGTTTGATAAACTAGGAATCCCTGAAGCGGAGCAAAAATATTTAGCAGGTGTGTCTGCTCAATATGAATCAGAAGTTGTGTATCACAATATGAAAGAAGATTTGGAAGACTTAGGAATCGTCTTCAAAGATACAGACTCTGCTTTAAAAGAGAATGAAGACATTTTCCGTGAGCACTGGGCGAAAGTCATTCCACCGACAGACAATAAATTCGCAGCATTAAACTCTGCTGTATGGTCTGGTGGTTCATTCATCTATGTTCCAAAAGGTGTAAAAGTAGATACGCCATTACAAGCGTATTTCCGTATTAACTCTGAAAACATGGGACAATTCGAGCGTACGTTAATTATTGTTGATGAAGATGCACATGTTCATTATGTAGAAGGATGTACAGCTCCTGTTTATACAACGAACTCTCTTCATAGTGCGGTTGTTGAAATCATCATTAAACGTGGTGCATATTGCCGTTATACAACGATTCAAAACTGGGCGAACAACGTCTTTAACTTAGTTACAAAACGTGCAGTATGTGAAGAAAATGCAACAATGGAATGGATTGATGGTAACATCGGTTCTAAATTAACGATGAAATATCCAGCTGTTATCTTAAAAGGTGAAGGCGCACGTGGGATGACACTATCTATTGCCATTGCTGGTAAAGGACAACACCAAGATGCTGGTGCAAAAATGATTCACCTTGCACCAAATACATCTTCTACAATTGTATCTAAATCAATTGCCAAACAAGGTGGAAAAGTAACGTATCGTGGAGTCGTACAATTTGGACGTAAAGCGGACGGAGCGCGTGCTAATATCGAGTGTGATACATTGATTATGGATAATCAGTCTACTTCTGATACGATTCCATACAATGAAATCCTTAACGACAACATTTCGTTAGAGCATGAAGCGAAAGTGTCTAAAGTGTCGGAAGAGCAATTGTTCTATTTAATGAGCCGTGGAATTTCTGAGCAGGAAGCAACAGAAATGATTGTTATGGGCTTCATTGAGCCATTTACAAAAGAACTTCCAATGGAATATGCCGTAGAAATGAACCGTTTAATTAAGTTCGAAATGGAAGGTTCTATCGGTTAA
- the sufU gene encoding Fe-S cluster assembly sulfur transfer protein SufU, with product MSFNNLDTLYRQVIMDHYKKPRNKGILEDGSLTIDMNNPTCGDRIRLTMKVEEDKVVDVKFEGEGCSISMSSASMMTEAIKGKDIKTAMKLSHIFSEMIQGKEYDEEDLDLGDIEALQGVSKFPARIKCATLAWKAMEKGLQE from the coding sequence ATGTCTTTTAATAACTTAGATACACTTTACCGACAAGTCATTATGGATCATTATAAAAAACCGCGTAATAAAGGTATTCTTGAAGACGGCAGCCTGACAATTGATATGAATAACCCAACTTGTGGAGACCGAATTCGTTTAACGATGAAGGTTGAAGAAGATAAAGTGGTTGACGTGAAGTTTGAAGGAGAAGGATGCTCCATTTCGATGAGTTCAGCATCCATGATGACAGAAGCAATTAAAGGAAAAGATATTAAAACGGCAATGAAGTTGTCACATATTTTTTCTGAAATGATTCAAGGCAAAGAATACGATGAAGAAGATTTGGACCTTGGAGATATTGAAGCACTTCAAGGTGTATCGAAATTTCCAGCACGTATTAAGTGTGCGACATTAGCTTGGAAAGCGATGGAAAAAGGACTTCAGGAATAA